In Hahella sp. HNIBRBA332, the genomic window GTGTTTAACGCCGTCAATTAAAGAAGAGCCCATAACAGTCCTTATTAGGGGAGAAAAAGAGGCGTACTCTATGAATTTACTGCCTACTATTCAACCACATAGTGCGATTTGCCTGATCCTCCGGGGTATACACAATCCAGACGGTAAACTACAGTCCGAATGCAAAGTTATCAGTAATATTACATCGTTTTATTAAACTTTAGTCCGAACAAACAGCATATCTAAAAGGTTAAACCATTGGCTGCCACTTTGAATGTACTCCAACAGCTTGAGAGCCTTGGCTCTGACTTAAGCAAACCCATGGTAATCGACTTCTTCATTGCCCTTCGTTCTGAGACTGATGGTGAGAAGATTAGAAGCGAAGTGGAGTCGTTGGGGTTTAGTTTCAGTGTGGAGCTAGACGCTGAAAGTAAGGAATGGACAGGATATTGCTCCATCAAAGTTGTACCCAGCCACGAGGC contains:
- a CDS encoding ribonuclease E inhibitor RraB; the protein is MAATLNVLQQLESLGSDLSKPMVIDFFIALRSETDGEKIRSEVESLGFSFSVELDAESKEWTGYCSIKVVPSHEAISMLERKLHDIASKVGGKGDGFGSYGNG